In the Nitrospirales bacterium LBB_01 genome, one interval contains:
- a CDS encoding hybrid sensor histidine kinase/response regulator codes for MNIEQRKLLKLVSVLYVEDQPDTREELADILSMDVGTLYVAEDGVQGLQLFQEHKPDIVVTDIQMPKMDGLTMAKSIKDIDENVPVIVLTAFNEPRYLIQSIDIGIDSYATKPTNPDKLLETIYKSAVTIFQRREIEKKTDSMRFILDSNPSFMMTMDGDEVEYINKTFLKFLGFETLDKFKKSGINLYSLITKINDEAPDSNSEKSWLSAIVNASEKEHVIYLKEHGSDTRPFIATTGKFSLSYYIITLTEIAAIEAERGKLKDDAAKAKKLLEVQSRAAQMGELINAIAHQWKQPLNILALIIQDMENPELDGEPYKDYVIDLVNDGMSQISYMSKTIDDFRDFFKPSKEKKLFYPLAAINNAIEIIGKQYKINDITITVTGNERATVRGYQNEFKQTIINLLNNTRDAFVSNKIQNRKVDITVKDNGTKTTITIQDNAGGIPAHILPTIFDPYVSTKGANGTGIGLSISKTIIEDNMGGSLTADNADDGALFTIELPAENLI; via the coding sequence ATGAACATAGAGCAAAGAAAACTATTGAAACTCGTCTCTGTCCTTTACGTTGAGGACCAGCCCGATACACGCGAGGAGCTTGCCGATATTCTCAGTATGGATGTTGGAACCCTCTATGTGGCAGAAGACGGTGTTCAAGGATTACAGCTCTTTCAGGAGCATAAGCCCGATATTGTGGTTACCGATATTCAGATGCCAAAAATGGACGGACTTACCATGGCAAAGTCCATAAAAGACATTGACGAAAACGTGCCTGTTATTGTTCTCACTGCTTTTAACGAACCTCGCTATCTGATTCAGTCCATCGACATAGGAATAGACAGCTACGCTACCAAACCCACAAATCCAGACAAACTCCTTGAGACGATTTATAAATCTGCCGTGACAATTTTTCAAAGACGTGAAATTGAAAAGAAAACAGACTCAATGCGCTTTATTCTTGATTCTAACCCGTCCTTTATGATGACAATGGATGGGGACGAGGTAGAATATATAAACAAAACTTTCCTAAAATTTCTTGGATTTGAAACCCTTGATAAATTCAAAAAAAGCGGCATAAATTTATATTCTCTAATTACAAAGATAAATGATGAGGCTCCCGATTCAAATTCAGAAAAATCGTGGTTGAGCGCTATCGTTAATGCCTCTGAAAAAGAACACGTGATATATCTAAAAGAACACGGCTCAGATACACGGCCATTTATTGCCACAACAGGCAAGTTTTCGCTTTCTTACTACATTATAACGCTTACCGAAATAGCGGCCATTGAAGCAGAGCGCGGTAAACTTAAAGACGATGCCGCAAAAGCAAAGAAATTGCTTGAGGTTCAAAGCAGAGCGGCACAAATGGGAGAACTGATTAACGCTATAGCGCATCAATGGAAACAGCCGCTAAATATTTTAGCCCTTATAATTCAAGATATGGAAAACCCTGAACTGGATGGAGAACCATACAAAGATTATGTGATCGATTTGGTAAATGACGGGATGAGTCAGATATCATACATGTCAAAGACAATAGACGACTTCAGAGATTTTTTTAAACCATCAAAGGAAAAAAAGTTATTTTACCCGCTGGCTGCAATAAATAATGCTATTGAAATTATAGGGAAACAATATAAAATCAACGACATCACTATAACCGTAACCGGCAATGAGCGCGCCACAGTACGCGGGTATCAAAACGAATTCAAACAGACAATTATAAATTTACTTAATAACACACGAGACGCCTTTGTGTCTAACAAAATACAAAATCGCAAAGTTGACATAACTGTTAAAGACAATGGCACAAAGACCACTATAACAATCCAAGACAACGCAGGCGGTATCCCAGCCCACATACTGCCGACAATTTTTGACCCCTACGTGTCAACCAAAGGCGCTAACGGAACCGGTATCGGACTTTCTATCTCAAAAACAATCATAGAAGATAATATGGGCGGCTCCCTAACAGCTGACAATGCTGATGACGGCGCTCTGTTTACAATAGAACTTCCCGCTGAGAATTTAATATAA
- a CDS encoding tetratricopeptide repeat protein: protein MKGKLMHIIIALKPSFWEGLSTSDRLTLIGVIVAIVVGLPTIGAFLYPILKTRKDKNEKITILTTAVENAEKLQEKHPQDALKTYEKILETLPPNHKLYGRVKDDEGQCYYYLALIDKKEENIEHAIAAYEAALKIRIIDKYPIDYAETQNNLGLAYWQMSLVRDKEGNLSEAIVAYNEALKIYTIDKYPIDYAMTQINLGIAYWNMALVRDKESNVSKAIAAYEAALKIYTIDKYPIYYAGTQNNLGNVYRNMSEVGDKKANLKRAIKYYEEALEIRTEKDYPIYYKKTKSNLDKARGMLGRE from the coding sequence ATGAAGGGAAAATTAATGCACATTATAATAGCTCTAAAGCCCTCATTTTGGGAAGGACTTTCAACTTCAGATCGATTGACTCTTATAGGGGTTATTGTTGCAATTGTTGTGGGTTTACCAACAATCGGTGCGTTTCTATATCCAATATTGAAAACGCGTAAAGATAAAAATGAAAAAATAACAATACTGACCACTGCAGTTGAAAACGCAGAAAAGCTACAGGAGAAACATCCTCAAGACGCATTAAAAACCTATGAGAAAATATTAGAGACCTTACCACCAAATCATAAACTATATGGCCGTGTTAAAGACGACGAGGGACAATGTTACTATTATTTGGCACTAATTGATAAAAAAGAAGAAAATATAGAACACGCAATTGCGGCTTATGAAGCGGCTCTTAAAATCAGAATCATTGATAAATACCCTATTGATTATGCAGAGACACAGAATAATCTTGGTCTTGCATACTGGCAAATGTCTTTAGTACGTGACAAAGAGGGTAACCTAAGTGAAGCTATTGTAGCCTATAATGAGGCTCTTAAAATATATACCATTGATAAATATCCGATTGATTATGCAATGACTCAAATCAATCTTGGTATTGCCTACTGGAACATGGCTTTAGTAAGAGACAAAGAGAGTAACGTAAGTAAAGCAATTGCGGCTTATGAAGCGGCTCTTAAAATATATACCATTGATAAATACCCGATTTATTATGCCGGGACTCAAAACAATCTTGGTAACGTCTACCGGAACATGTCAGAAGTAGGGGATAAAAAGGCAAATTTAAAACGTGCAATTAAATATTACGAGGAGGCACTTGAGATACGTACCGAAAAGGATTACCCGATTTATTACAAGAAGACGAAATCAAACCTTGATAAAGCGCGCGGGATGTTGGGGCGTGAATAA
- a CDS encoding type II toxin-antitoxin system RelE/ParE family toxin: protein MTDFSITFARSARKELEALDEPLVSKIFHKIEMLSKEPRPRGSVKLKGGKNIWRIRIEDYRVVYSIDDNNSILDIIVIRHRNKVYR from the coding sequence GTGACTGACTTTTCCATCACATTTGCACGTTCGGCCCGTAAAGAACTTGAGGCACTTGATGAGCCTCTTGTCTCAAAAATATTCCATAAAATAGAAATGTTGTCCAAAGAACCACGCCCAAGGGGTTCTGTCAAGCTCAAAGGAGGCAAAAACATCTGGCGTATCAGAATTGAAGATTACAGGGTTGTCTATTCAATTGATGACAACAATTCTATATTAGATATTATAGTCATAAGACATAGAAATAAGGTGTATAGGTGA
- a CDS encoding GDP-L-fucose synthase yields the protein MNKDSKIYVSGHRGLVGRAVMRRLKAGGYSNIVVRGREELDLKSQEAVREFFMAERPEYVFLAAAKVGGIMANNTYPAEFIYDNLVIETNVVHSAYLSGVKKLLFLGSSCIYPKFAPQPMKEEHLLTGILEPTNEPYAIAKIAGIILCQSYNRQYGTGYISAMPTNLYGPYDNFDLNNSHVLPALIKKFHDSKIAMERGVKSPVVLWGTGSPCREFLHVDDLADALLFLMDKYNDNVTINVGTGTDQTIAELAGIVKEVVGFKGEVIWDTTKPDGTPRKLLDTSKLTKLGWSPKITLREGIKSTYDWFCKNYDNNIE from the coding sequence ATGAATAAAGATTCAAAAATATATGTAAGCGGTCACAGAGGGCTTGTTGGACGGGCTGTGATGAGACGTTTAAAGGCTGGCGGCTACTCAAACATAGTGGTAAGGGGACGAGAGGAGCTGGACTTGAAGTCTCAGGAGGCAGTAAGAGAGTTTTTTATGGCTGAGAGACCGGAATATGTTTTTTTGGCAGCTGCAAAAGTTGGCGGTATAATGGCTAATAACACATACCCTGCAGAGTTTATTTATGACAATCTGGTAATTGAGACAAACGTGGTTCACAGCGCTTATCTAAGTGGTGTAAAGAAATTGCTTTTTCTGGGTAGTTCCTGCATTTATCCCAAATTTGCACCGCAGCCTATGAAAGAAGAGCATCTCTTAACCGGCATTTTGGAGCCAACAAATGAACCCTACGCAATTGCTAAAATAGCCGGCATAATACTCTGTCAATCATACAACAGACAGTACGGCACGGGGTACATCTCAGCTATGCCCACTAATCTCTATGGGCCTTACGATAACTTTGACCTAAATAATTCGCATGTTTTACCGGCTTTAATAAAGAAATTCCATGACAGTAAAATTGCAATGGAACGAGGAGTGAAAAGTCCGGTCGTTCTTTGGGGAACGGGCAGCCCCTGCAGAGAGTTCTTACATGTTGACGACCTTGCCGATGCTCTGCTTTTTTTAATGGATAAATATAATGACAACGTAACAATCAACGTGGGTACCGGTACAGACCAGACCATAGCCGAGCTTGCAGGCATTGTAAAAGAAGTTGTCGGTTTTAAGGGCGAGGTTATATGGGACACTACTAAGCCTGATGGCACTCCCAGAAAACTCCTTGATACATCAAAACTTACAAAATTGGGCTGGAGCCCAAAAATAACACTGAGAGAAGGCATCAAAAGCACTTACGACTGGTTTTGTAAAAACTATGATAACAATATCGAGTAG
- a CDS encoding HAMP domain-containing protein, whose product MLTFTKGNIRKRLMQVNLISIGFVVIMIGLVVVVEEVISFKMSMSNDLTLKAKMIAKNSAAIMLFSDKKRATEILKTLSYSPNIEHAVLYSKEGTVFTEYKNENNEKKMFPPLPQEDGSFFKKGSLRVFQSIIYNKEYLGIVYIRSNIKALYQNLMEKLLFGISVSFAAFLIAIFFMTKLQKSIIGPIFNILDVMNKVEAQRDYTIRAKVESDDELGMLARGLNEMLTQIQAWNSELEYNRRNLEELVSVRTRELAEINVKLSTELTERKRIENELRFNTALLEELNRTLEERVNEESSKRMEQEKMLIQQSRLASMGEMIGNIAHQWRQPINVISLILYKLNRAYGDNTLTQEMMTTSVTKGQKLIEGMSSTIDDFRNFFRPDKVRENFHLAASVKNTLSLFDASFKNSDINVNLDVKEDGVVNGYPNEFSQALLNLFSNAKDVIVEKSIHPGLVSIQVGINDNKAFLKFCDNGGGIPQNVIERIYDPYFTTKEQGKGTGVGLYMSKMIIENNMNGRLTVRNVDNGAEFLIELPLVAK is encoded by the coding sequence ATGTTAACCTTTACAAAGGGAAACATCAGAAAAAGATTAATGCAGGTTAATCTTATTTCAATAGGCTTTGTGGTTATCATGATAGGGCTTGTGGTAGTGGTGGAGGAGGTCATTTCCTTTAAAATGTCTATGTCAAACGATCTAACGTTAAAGGCCAAAATGATAGCAAAAAACAGCGCAGCCATCATGTTATTTTCTGACAAGAAAAGAGCGACTGAAATCCTGAAAACTCTGAGTTACTCCCCAAACATTGAGCACGCCGTGTTATATTCTAAAGAGGGAACAGTTTTTACAGAGTACAAAAATGAAAATAATGAGAAAAAGATGTTCCCGCCTTTGCCGCAAGAGGACGGTTCTTTTTTTAAAAAGGGTTCATTGCGCGTTTTTCAATCCATAATCTACAACAAAGAGTACCTTGGTATTGTCTATATCAGGTCAAACATAAAAGCCCTCTATCAAAATCTTATGGAGAAATTGCTCTTTGGAATCTCAGTCTCATTTGCAGCATTTTTAATCGCTATTTTTTTTATGACAAAACTTCAAAAGTCAATCATAGGGCCCATATTTAACATATTGGATGTTATGAACAAGGTAGAGGCGCAGAGAGACTACACAATACGAGCAAAAGTGGAAAGTGATGACGAACTGGGTATGCTTGCCCGTGGTCTTAACGAAATGCTTACACAAATACAGGCGTGGAACTCCGAACTTGAATACAACAGACGAAACCTCGAAGAACTTGTTAGTGTCAGAACCCGGGAGCTGGCCGAGATAAACGTAAAACTCAGCACAGAACTTACCGAACGTAAGCGGATTGAAAATGAGCTTAGGTTTAACACAGCGCTGCTTGAGGAATTAAACCGTACCCTTGAAGAAAGAGTCAATGAGGAATCGTCAAAACGCATGGAGCAGGAGAAAATGCTCATTCAGCAGTCACGTCTTGCCTCTATGGGTGAGATGATAGGAAACATCGCACACCAGTGGAGACAGCCGATAAATGTAATCAGCCTTATTCTCTATAAACTTAACCGTGCATACGGGGATAACACACTTACACAGGAAATGATGACAACATCGGTAACAAAAGGACAAAAACTTATCGAGGGAATGTCATCAACCATAGATGATTTCAGAAACTTCTTTAGACCGGATAAAGTCAGGGAAAACTTCCATCTTGCCGCTTCAGTCAAAAACACGCTCTCACTGTTTGACGCAAGCTTTAAAAACAGCGATATAAATGTAAATCTTGATGTTAAAGAGGATGGCGTAGTAAACGGTTATCCTAATGAGTTTTCACAGGCGCTCTTAAATCTGTTCTCTAACGCAAAGGATGTTATTGTTGAAAAATCCATTCACCCAGGTCTTGTTTCAATACAAGTCGGAATAAATGATAATAAGGCGTTTTTAAAATTTTGTGACAACGGCGGCGGTATCCCCCAAAACGTAATTGAAAGAATATATGACCCTTACTTTACAACCAAAGAACAAGGCAAAGGCACCGGTGTTGGACTTTATATGTCAAAAATGATTATTGAAAACAACATGAACGGACGTCTCACAGTGCGTAATGTTGACAACGGCGCTGAGTTTTTGATAGAATTACCTCTGGTCGCAAAATAA
- a CDS encoding addiction module toxin, HicA family, with protein MTRLPVLSGKDLCKALEKFGYFIDHQTGSHIILRHYLPPYRRAVVPNHKEIAKGTLKAILNQTGITIEELSSLK; from the coding sequence TTGACCAGATTACCTGTATTATCAGGTAAAGATTTATGTAAAGCGTTAGAGAAATTCGGATATTTTATCGACCATCAAACAGGAAGCCATATCATTCTTAGGCATTATCTCCCACCTTACAGAAGAGCGGTTGTACCAAACCATAAAGAAATCGCTAAAGGAACTCTAAAAGCTATATTGAACCAAACAGGGATAACGATAGAAGAGCTAAGTTCTCTAAAATAG
- a CDS encoding YfiR family protein, whose amino-acid sequence MILIQRGRTLKYYLYVVVLLSLLLQLLNPYTVFSAPKNEHEMKASCILNFTIFVEWPNKLSVDSKNPPPLTICIFGNSPIIQALNLQKEITSKNVNIININNTDKITDCHILFIGAANAADIPTLLIKLVNKPVLTISDHETFNKDGGIIQFVIKDNMVRFKINNEAAKKAGLTISSQLLELTEDE is encoded by the coding sequence GTGATACTAATACAACGCGGCAGAACCTTAAAATATTACTTATACGTAGTAGTACTACTATCATTGCTTTTGCAATTGCTTAATCCCTACACGGTTTTTTCAGCTCCCAAAAACGAGCATGAAATGAAAGCCTCTTGCATCCTGAATTTTACAATATTTGTAGAATGGCCAAATAAGCTCTCCGTAGATTCAAAAAACCCGCCTCCTTTAACCATTTGCATATTTGGCAATAGTCCTATTATCCAAGCGCTTAATTTACAAAAAGAAATTACTTCAAAAAATGTCAACATTATTAACATAAACAACACAGATAAAATCACTGACTGTCACATATTATTTATCGGGGCAGCTAATGCCGCCGATATTCCAACTCTGTTGATTAAGCTTGTGAATAAGCCTGTTTTAACGATTTCCGACCATGAAACATTTAACAAAGACGGTGGAATCATACAGTTTGTTATAAAAGACAATATGGTCCGATTTAAAATTAATAATGAAGCGGCAAAAAAGGCCGGGCTTACTATAAGCTCGCAGCTTCTTGAGCTGACAGAAGATGAGTAA
- the gmd gene encoding GDP-mannose 4,6-dehydratase: protein MKRALITGITGQDGSYLAELLLDKGYEVYGLIRRSSTFNTVRIDHLYVDPHDKDARFFLEYGDLSDSGTLTNLIYNVKPDEIYHLAAQSHVRVSFDMPEYTGDITGLGTVRILEAIRRSGVGARFYQASSSEMFGSANPPQDEATPFCPRSPYAAAKVYAYWITVNYREGYGVFACNGILFNHESPRRGETFVTRKITRALAALIAKKQNKLYLGNLDARRDWGFAPEYVHLQWLILQQDTPEDYVIGTGESRSVREFVVSAFQYAGIELEWQGGGVNEKGIVKSCVSTLPFRTGDVIIEIDSRYFRPTEVDYLLANAKKAKERLGFDPKITFDELVKIMVDADLEAAGLSSPGESPHILKSKGFSWIRK, encoded by the coding sequence ATGAAAAGGGCATTGATAACCGGTATAACTGGGCAGGACGGTTCATATCTTGCCGAGTTACTCCTTGATAAAGGATACGAAGTATATGGTCTCATACGGCGTAGCAGCACGTTTAATACAGTAAGGATAGACCATCTGTATGTTGACCCACATGACAAAGACGCACGGTTTTTTCTGGAATACGGTGATTTATCCGACTCAGGGACTTTAACTAACCTTATCTATAATGTAAAACCGGATGAGATATACCACCTTGCGGCACAAAGCCACGTCAGAGTGAGTTTTGATATGCCAGAATACACTGGGGATATAACAGGACTTGGAACAGTTAGAATTTTAGAGGCCATAAGAAGAAGCGGTGTTGGGGCAAGGTTTTATCAGGCATCGTCTTCTGAGATGTTTGGCTCGGCTAATCCTCCTCAGGATGAGGCCACGCCATTTTGTCCACGCAGTCCTTATGCTGCTGCTAAAGTCTATGCCTACTGGATAACCGTAAACTACAGAGAGGGCTACGGAGTGTTTGCCTGTAATGGGATTTTATTTAATCACGAATCTCCAAGAAGAGGGGAGACCTTTGTGACACGGAAAATAACCCGCGCTCTTGCCGCTCTGATTGCAAAAAAACAAAATAAACTCTATCTTGGAAATCTTGATGCAAGACGCGACTGGGGTTTTGCTCCCGAATATGTCCATTTACAGTGGTTAATCCTTCAACAGGACACACCGGAGGACTATGTTATAGGCACTGGGGAGAGCCGCTCGGTAAGAGAGTTTGTAGTAAGCGCATTCCAATACGCTGGTATTGAGTTAGAGTGGCAAGGAGGCGGCGTAAATGAAAAGGGAATTGTAAAGTCCTGTGTTAGTACGCTGCCCTTTAGGACAGGCGATGTTATAATAGAAATAGACAGCCGGTATTTCAGACCCACCGAGGTTGACTACTTGCTTGCCAATGCTAAAAAAGCAAAAGAGAGGTTGGGGTTTGATCCTAAGATTACATTTGATGAGCTTGTTAAAATCATGGTCGATGCTGACCTTGAGGCTGCGGGATTAAGCAGCCCTGGTGAAAGCCCTCACATCCTAAAGAGTAAGGGATTTAGCTGGATACGAAAGTAG
- a CDS encoding type II toxin-antitoxin system HicB family antitoxin, with the protein MKYRILVEQDEDGVFVAQCPALPGCISQGKTRQEAITNIADAIKGYIESLKKHGEAIPPPIEEELVEVLV; encoded by the coding sequence ATGAAATACAGAATATTGGTAGAGCAGGACGAGGACGGAGTATTTGTAGCGCAGTGTCCGGCATTACCCGGTTGTATATCTCAGGGGAAAACCCGGCAGGAGGCAATTACGAATATTGCAGATGCCATTAAAGGTTATATAGAGAGCTTGAAAAAACACGGGGAAGCGATTCCGCCGCCGATAGAAGAGGAGTTGGTTGAGGTATTGGTTTGA